One segment of Streptomyces sp. NBC_00576 DNA contains the following:
- a CDS encoding NtaA/DmoA family FMN-dependent monooxygenase (This protein belongs to a clade of FMN-dependent monooxygenases, within a broader family of flavin-dependent oxidoreductases, the luciferase-like monooxygenase (LMM) family, some of whose members use coenzyme F420 rather than FMN.), translated as MSKPLKQIHLAAHFPGVNNTTVWSDPQAGSHIEFSSFAHFARTAERAKFDFLFLAEGLRLREQGGKIYDLDVVGRPDTFTVLAALAAVTERLGLTGTINSTFNEPYEVARQFASLDHLSDGRAAWNVVTSWDAFTGENFRRGGFLPQEERYSRAKEFLQTAGELFDSWRGDEVLADQQTGTFLQDAKAGAFVHQGQHFDIEGQFNVPRSPQGRPVIFQAGDSDEGREFAASTADAIFSRYATLKEGQAFYADVKNRLAKYGRRADQLLILPAASFVLGDTDAEAEELAHEIRRQQVSGATAIKHLEFVWNRDLSAYDPDGPLPDIDPDLGEHTIARGRAQVRMYRDPLATAREWRERAEANNWSIRDLVIETGNRQNFVGSPATVAATINEFVQADASDGFILVPHITPTGLDPFADQVVPLLQERGVFRTEYEGTTLRDHLGLAHPDAEAAGQRAAS; from the coding sequence ATGAGCAAGCCGCTGAAGCAGATCCATCTGGCCGCGCACTTCCCCGGTGTCAACAACACGACCGTGTGGAGCGACCCGCAGGCCGGCAGCCATATCGAGTTCAGCTCCTTCGCGCACTTCGCGCGGACCGCCGAACGCGCCAAGTTCGACTTCCTGTTCCTCGCCGAGGGGCTGCGGTTGCGTGAACAGGGCGGAAAAATATACGACTTGGACGTCGTGGGACGGCCCGACACCTTCACCGTGCTGGCCGCGCTCGCCGCCGTCACCGAGCGCCTCGGCCTCACGGGCACCATCAACTCCACCTTCAACGAGCCCTATGAGGTGGCCCGCCAGTTCGCCAGCCTCGACCACCTCTCCGACGGCCGCGCCGCCTGGAACGTCGTCACCTCCTGGGACGCCTTCACCGGCGAGAACTTCCGCCGCGGCGGCTTCCTCCCCCAGGAGGAGCGCTATTCACGGGCGAAGGAGTTCCTGCAGACCGCGGGCGAGCTCTTCGACTCCTGGCGCGGCGACGAGGTCCTCGCCGACCAGCAGACCGGCACCTTCCTGCAGGACGCGAAGGCCGGCGCGTTCGTGCACCAGGGGCAGCACTTCGACATCGAGGGCCAGTTCAACGTGCCCCGCTCCCCGCAGGGCCGCCCGGTGATCTTCCAGGCCGGTGACTCCGACGAGGGACGCGAGTTCGCCGCCTCGACCGCCGACGCGATCTTCAGCCGGTACGCCACCCTCAAGGAGGGCCAGGCCTTCTACGCGGACGTCAAGAACCGCCTCGCCAAGTACGGACGCCGCGCCGACCAGTTGCTGATCCTGCCCGCCGCGAGCTTCGTCCTCGGCGACACCGACGCCGAGGCGGAGGAACTGGCCCACGAGATACGCCGCCAGCAGGTCAGCGGCGCCACGGCGATCAAGCACCTGGAGTTCGTCTGGAACCGGGACCTGTCCGCGTACGACCCGGACGGCCCGTTGCCCGACATCGACCCCGACCTCGGGGAGCACACCATCGCCCGCGGCCGGGCCCAGGTGCGGATGTACCGGGACCCGCTGGCCACCGCCCGCGAGTGGCGGGAGCGCGCGGAGGCCAACAACTGGTCCATCCGAGACCTCGTCATCGAGACCGGCAACCGCCAGAACTTCGTCGGCTCCCCGGCGACGGTCGCCGCCACCATCAACGAGTTCGTCCAGGCCGACGCCAGCGACGGCTTCATTCTCGTCCCCCACATCACCCCGACCGGCCTCGACCCCTTCGCCGATCAGGTGGTCCCCCTGCTCCAGGAACGCGGCGTCTTCCGCACGGAGTACGAGGGCACCACCCTCCGCGACCACCTGGGCCTGGCCCACCCCGACGCCGAGGCGGCGGGGCAGCGGGCGGCGTCCTGA
- a CDS encoding putative leader peptide: protein MRVESRASRVVHTPRPTPLLTSRRHIDLQRVCSSLSPQH from the coding sequence ATGCGCGTGGAGTCGAGAGCCAGTCGGGTGGTTCACACACCCAGGCCGACCCCGCTGCTGACCTCCCGCCGACACATAGACCTCCAGCGCGTCTGCAGCTCCCTCAGCCCTCAGCACTGA
- a CDS encoding LuxR family transcriptional regulator AbsR2 has translation MTFERDAKTLELPWPFTGRDNELELIRRSLAAERHGVVVTGPAGHGKTRLVTEAVRGTDCAKVIGTPETRGIPFAAFAHLLPEQVSLHRAVQLLTGVRNLLVDDAHLLDDSSAALVHQLAVHGRTRLLVVATDGAPAPGAVSRLWTGEVLPRLALEPLPREDTAQLIAAGAGGQVEPLTARRLHHLCQGDLRLLRDLIGAVRERGELTLEAGELMWRGPVPVTTAVRERAGQALDRARAEERDVLERLAFSEPLPLDLAALDLRALESLEADGLIRVDALSEVRLAHPLHGPVLRAVAGRLRARRLSRTPAECASALDTERAELADRIERTDVQEPAGPVGDWLTAENTAPHPAVPADYATVRARFARLRGELREALSWAREGLRAAPGDRPCRTELALAAAQLSEVATVGEALAGHAFPGRATTWLRSAHGDLTGALEPTTDPDPEDGEGEAYVLYDAVRLGAPHLVADRLAQLPGEQAEPLARHADALVRQDGPALDRAAELLERRGLLLFAAEAHAQAVPAHRDPRAARRSRSRAMTLARRCQGARTPALSGLVLGELTARQRQIVTLAAAGLSNRQIADRLTLSIRTVGNHLYSAYTRLGASDRGALPWLLEEVPAAQSA, from the coding sequence ATGACTTTCGAACGGGACGCCAAGACCCTGGAACTGCCCTGGCCGTTCACCGGCCGGGACAACGAACTGGAGCTGATCCGCCGGTCACTGGCGGCCGAACGGCACGGCGTCGTGGTGACGGGTCCGGCCGGGCACGGCAAGACCCGTCTCGTCACGGAGGCCGTCCGAGGCACCGACTGCGCGAAGGTGATCGGCACGCCGGAGACCCGGGGCATCCCCTTCGCCGCGTTCGCCCACCTCCTCCCGGAGCAGGTCTCCTTGCACCGCGCGGTCCAACTCCTCACCGGTGTACGGAATTTGCTGGTCGACGACGCCCATCTGCTGGACGACTCCTCCGCCGCCCTGGTCCACCAGCTAGCGGTGCACGGACGTACCCGGCTGCTCGTGGTGGCGACGGACGGCGCCCCGGCGCCCGGCGCGGTGTCCCGGCTGTGGACCGGCGAGGTGCTGCCGCGGCTCGCGCTGGAGCCGCTGCCCCGCGAGGACACCGCCCAGCTGATCGCGGCCGGCGCCGGCGGCCAGGTCGAGCCGCTCACGGCACGACGCCTCCACCACCTCTGCCAAGGCGACCTGCGGCTGCTGCGCGACCTGATCGGTGCGGTGCGCGAACGCGGCGAACTCACCTTGGAAGCAGGCGAGTTGATGTGGCGTGGCCCGGTTCCGGTGACGACGGCGGTGCGTGAACGAGCCGGGCAGGCCCTGGACCGCGCCCGCGCCGAGGAGCGGGACGTGCTGGAACGCCTGGCGTTCAGCGAACCGCTCCCGCTGGACCTCGCGGCCCTGGATCTGCGCGCGCTGGAGTCCCTCGAAGCCGACGGCCTGATCCGCGTCGACGCCCTGTCCGAGGTCCGCCTCGCCCACCCACTGCACGGCCCCGTCCTGCGCGCGGTCGCCGGGCGACTCCGGGCCCGGCGGCTGTCCCGCACCCCGGCCGAGTGCGCGTCTGCCCTGGACACGGAGCGTGCGGAACTGGCCGACCGGATCGAACGCACCGACGTCCAGGAGCCGGCGGGCCCCGTCGGAGACTGGCTGACGGCCGAGAACACGGCTCCGCACCCCGCCGTACCGGCCGACTACGCGACCGTACGGGCCCGCTTCGCCCGACTGCGCGGAGAACTGCGCGAGGCCTTGTCCTGGGCCAGGGAAGGCTTGCGCGCCGCCCCGGGCGACCGGCCCTGCCGTACGGAACTGGCGCTGGCGGCAGCCCAGTTGAGTGAGGTCGCCACCGTGGGCGAGGCCCTCGCCGGCCACGCGTTCCCCGGGCGGGCGACCACCTGGCTACGGTCGGCGCACGGTGACCTCACCGGCGCCCTGGAGCCGACCACCGACCCCGACCCCGAGGACGGGGAGGGCGAGGCGTACGTCCTCTACGACGCCGTACGCCTCGGGGCCCCGCACCTGGTCGCGGACCGGCTCGCCCAACTGCCCGGCGAGCAGGCCGAACCCCTGGCCCGGCACGCCGACGCACTCGTCCGCCAGGACGGCCCCGCGCTGGACCGTGCCGCCGAACTCCTGGAGCGGCGGGGCCTGTTGCTCTTCGCGGCCGAGGCACACGCCCAGGCCGTCCCGGCACACCGCGACCCGCGCGCCGCCCGCAGGTCCCGCTCCCGTGCGATGACCCTGGCCCGACGCTGCCAGGGCGCCCGCACCCCGGCCCTGTCCGGTCTCGTACTCGGCGAACTCACCGCCCGCCAGCGCCAGATCGTCACCCTGGCGGCGGCGGGCCTGAGCAACCGCCAGATCGCGGACCGTCTGACGCTGTCCATCCGTACGGTCGGCAACCATCTGTACAGCGCGTACACGCGCCTCGGTGCGAGCGACCGGGGCGCCCTCCCGTGGCTGCTGGAGGAGGTGCCGGCCGCGCAGTCGGCGTGA
- a CDS encoding SDR family oxidoreductase — protein sequence MPESWTGTRPTVLLTGGTGVLGRALIDELLPDFRIVCLRHRTPVNDPRVHEFRADLMEPQLGLSRVEFARLAADVDLVLHSAAATNWQWEPDLIRRANLDGTRTMLDLAALADAPFFHMSTAFVANPLAPEEQERFPGAAAYLASKTAAEQAVREAPVPGVIMRPSVVMGDSVTGRIAGVQGLTRALGAIVKGQVPVMPGGPDSRIDMVPQDVVARAVGDLMRGGVTGGEYWLTAGSEVLLQTEVIDTCLEFADLYGPRPHPPRLIPLESVHRLLLPLIEGPTFPESLRRRFHTYAELLLVFQRALPFESSLGTPHCGRPVSKDELRQALVRNLVAWAVRPGGMRGRQRSQSATASAVSQKATQTRELAS from the coding sequence ATGCCCGAATCCTGGACCGGAACCCGGCCCACCGTACTGCTCACAGGTGGCACCGGAGTGCTCGGCAGAGCTCTGATCGACGAGCTCCTGCCCGACTTCCGCATCGTCTGTCTGCGCCATCGCACCCCGGTGAACGACCCGCGGGTGCATGAGTTCCGCGCCGATCTGATGGAGCCTCAACTTGGATTGTCCCGGGTCGAGTTCGCGCGTCTCGCCGCCGACGTGGACCTGGTGCTGCACTCCGCCGCCGCCACCAACTGGCAGTGGGAGCCCGACCTGATCCGGCGCGCCAATCTCGACGGCACCCGCACGATGCTCGACCTCGCCGCCCTCGCCGACGCGCCCTTCTTCCACATGAGCACCGCGTTCGTCGCCAATCCGCTGGCCCCGGAGGAGCAGGAGCGCTTTCCCGGCGCCGCCGCCTATCTCGCCTCGAAGACGGCGGCCGAACAGGCGGTGCGGGAGGCTCCGGTGCCCGGGGTGATCATGCGGCCGTCGGTGGTGATGGGCGACTCGGTGACCGGCCGGATCGCCGGGGTACAGGGGCTGACGCGGGCGCTGGGTGCCATCGTCAAGGGCCAGGTCCCGGTCATGCCGGGCGGGCCGGACTCGCGGATCGACATGGTGCCGCAGGATGTCGTCGCCCGTGCGGTGGGCGACCTGATGCGCGGCGGGGTCACCGGCGGCGAGTACTGGCTGACGGCCGGCTCGGAGGTGCTGCTCCAGACCGAAGTCATCGACACCTGCCTGGAGTTCGCCGACCTGTACGGGCCCCGGCCGCATCCGCCCCGGCTGATTCCGCTGGAGTCGGTGCACCGGCTGCTGCTGCCGCTGATCGAGGGGCCCACGTTCCCGGAGTCGCTGCGCCGCCGCTTCCACACGTACGCGGAACTGCTGCTGGTCTTCCAGCGGGCGCTGCCCTTCGAGTCGTCCCTCGGCACACCGCACTGCGGCCGTCCGGTGTCGAAGGACGAGCTGCGCCAGGCCCTGGTACGCAATCTGGTCGCCTGGGCCGTCCGCCCGGGCGGAATGCGCGGCCGACAGCGCAGCCAGTCGGCGACTGCCTCCGCCGTATCCCAGAAGGCAACCCAGACAAGGGAGTTGGCGTCGTGA
- a CDS encoding CHAT domain-containing protein translates to MTAGSDTVLELLPMVFARPKDALARAENVLGNDPTPLHASVAHQVIGLWQRDFGDMRIALRHLRRARDLAADAGSAEREADVLGTLGVALVHAGRTRQGLEAFEQGVDRGTGHTRARVLYRRAYAWWVLGHHREALDDVRRAIPVLRQADDTIWTARALTLRATVHLALGRPERADADFTAAEQMWDTTGQEHDKADVVESRALAAYRAGDIPAALRLFDEAAERYDRLGTPIFMFYIRRCEVLMAAGLAPEAVAEADAALGVLDGIGGQSTRKAELLLTAAKAARLADDPHTAIARAAVAVRLFAGQRRSWWEAHARLVLLDARVATGRTSGRLVADAAAVADRLAAFGSPAAPEASLLAGRIALALGWTEDAEKHLRIAARSRRVGPPLARMTGWAAQALRAEAAGSGRGVLEACWRGLAVLDDHRMTLGASELRARATAQGAELAALAQRVTLVSGGPRRLLVWSERWRATVLSAPPARPPDDLALVQSLTAFREIAARAEEARIDGRPVPALEREQRRLEREVRSRTLHIRGESPGSGSRFEPGRLLERLGSGARLIEIAVVDGRVQVLLCGEGRVRRFEAGLIADAVTEAEHVQAGLRRLAHPGAEGRLPVLEASGRRLEELLLGAAVPHLGSGPVVVVPPGRLHRVPWALLPSLRERVLSVSPSASSWLRAQETGPPPGGRHVLVRGPGLASGGAEVPDLVDRYGRPTVLEHEGARVPAVLDALDGAALAHIAAHGTFRADSPLFSSLRMADGPLIVHDFERLGRSPYRIILSSCDTGRLATVGADELLGLVTALLPLGTAGVVASSAPVNDAAVVPLMLALHKGLSVGLSLAEALRDARASLPGDATHQATGWAFSAFGSA, encoded by the coding sequence GTGACAGCGGGAAGCGACACGGTTCTCGAACTACTTCCGATGGTGTTCGCCCGCCCGAAGGACGCCCTCGCGCGCGCGGAGAACGTCCTCGGCAACGATCCGACGCCGTTGCATGCCTCCGTCGCCCATCAGGTGATCGGTCTGTGGCAGCGGGACTTCGGCGACATGCGCATCGCCCTGCGTCATCTGCGGCGCGCCCGCGATCTCGCGGCGGACGCCGGGTCGGCTGAGCGCGAGGCGGACGTTCTCGGCACGCTCGGCGTGGCACTGGTCCACGCGGGCCGTACCCGGCAGGGCCTGGAGGCGTTCGAGCAGGGCGTCGACCGGGGTACGGGCCATACACGCGCGCGCGTGCTGTACCGGCGGGCGTACGCGTGGTGGGTGCTCGGGCATCATCGCGAGGCGCTGGACGACGTCCGGCGGGCCATTCCCGTGCTGCGGCAGGCGGACGACACCATCTGGACGGCGCGGGCGCTGACTCTGCGGGCCACCGTGCATCTGGCGCTCGGGCGCCCCGAGCGGGCCGACGCCGACTTCACCGCCGCCGAACAGATGTGGGACACCACCGGCCAGGAGCACGACAAGGCGGACGTCGTCGAGAGCCGGGCGCTGGCCGCGTACCGGGCGGGCGACATCCCGGCGGCGCTGCGGCTGTTCGACGAGGCGGCGGAGCGGTACGACCGGCTGGGCACGCCGATCTTCATGTTCTACATCCGGCGCTGCGAGGTGTTGATGGCCGCCGGGCTGGCTCCCGAGGCGGTCGCGGAGGCCGACGCGGCTCTCGGTGTGCTCGACGGCATCGGCGGACAGAGCACCCGCAAGGCGGAGCTGCTGCTGACCGCCGCGAAGGCCGCCCGGCTCGCGGACGATCCGCACACCGCGATCGCCCGTGCGGCCGTGGCCGTACGTCTGTTCGCCGGGCAGCGGCGCAGCTGGTGGGAGGCGCACGCCCGGCTGGTGCTGCTCGATGCGCGGGTCGCGACCGGGCGGACCTCGGGGCGGCTCGTCGCGGACGCGGCGGCGGTTGCCGACCGGCTTGCCGCCTTCGGTTCGCCGGCCGCGCCCGAGGCATCGCTGCTCGCCGGCCGGATCGCGCTCGCGCTGGGCTGGACCGAGGACGCGGAGAAGCATCTGAGGATCGCCGCCCGCAGTCGGCGCGTCGGTCCGCCGTTGGCGCGGATGACGGGCTGGGCGGCACAGGCGCTGCGCGCGGAGGCGGCCGGGTCGGGGCGGGGCGTGCTGGAGGCCTGCTGGCGCGGGCTCGCCGTCCTGGACGACCACCGGATGACGCTCGGCGCTTCGGAACTGCGGGCCCGGGCCACCGCGCAGGGCGCCGAACTGGCCGCGCTGGCGCAGCGGGTGACCCTGGTGTCCGGCGGGCCTCGGCGGCTGCTGGTGTGGAGCGAGCGGTGGCGGGCCACGGTCCTGTCGGCGCCGCCCGCCCGGCCCCCCGACGACCTGGCGCTCGTGCAGAGCCTGACCGCCTTCCGGGAGATCGCCGCCCGCGCGGAGGAGGCCCGGATCGACGGCCGTCCCGTACCGGCGCTGGAGCGCGAACAGCGGCGCCTGGAACGGGAGGTGCGCTCCCGCACCCTCCACATCCGCGGCGAGTCCCCCGGCAGCGGGAGCCGCTTCGAACCCGGTCGGCTGCTCGAACGTCTCGGCAGCGGTGCGCGGTTGATCGAGATCGCCGTCGTCGACGGCCGGGTGCAGGTGCTGCTGTGCGGCGAGGGGCGGGTGCGCCGTTTCGAGGCGGGGCTGATCGCGGACGCGGTGACGGAGGCGGAGCACGTACAGGCCGGGCTGCGGCGGCTCGCGCACCCAGGGGCGGAGGGCAGGCTGCCGGTACTGGAGGCGTCGGGCCGCCGGCTGGAGGAGTTGCTGCTGGGCGCGGCGGTGCCGCATCTGGGCTCCGGCCCGGTGGTCGTGGTCCCGCCGGGGCGGCTGCACCGGGTCCCCTGGGCCCTGCTGCCCTCGCTGCGGGAGCGGGTGCTCAGCGTGTCCCCGTCGGCGAGCAGTTGGCTGCGCGCCCAGGAGACCGGGCCCCCGCCGGGCGGCCGGCATGTCCTCGTACGGGGGCCGGGCCTGGCGAGCGGTGGGGCGGAGGTGCCCGACCTGGTCGACCGGTACGGCAGACCGACGGTCCTCGAACACGAGGGCGCGCGCGTACCGGCGGTGCTGGACGCGCTCGACGGGGCCGCGCTGGCCCATATCGCGGCCCACGGCACCTTCCGGGCGGACAGTCCGCTCTTCTCGTCGCTGCGGATGGCCGACGGCCCGCTCATCGTCCACGACTTCGAACGCCTCGGCCGCAGTCCCTACCGGATCATCCTGTCCAGCTGCGACACCGGCCGCCTCGCGACGGTGGGCGCGGACGAACTCCTCGGCCTGGTCACGGCGTTGCTGCCGCTGGGCACGGCGGGTGTGGTGGCGAGCAGCGCGCCGGTCAACGACGCGGCGGTGGTCCCCCTGATGCTGGCCCTCCACAAGGGTCTCAGCGTGGGCCTCTCCCTCGCCGAGGCCCTCCGCGACGCCCGCGCGTCCCTGCCCGGCGACGCGACCCACCAGGCGACGGGGTGGGCGTTCTCGGCCTTCGGCTCCGCCTGA
- a CDS encoding LLM class flavin-dependent oxidoreductase produces the protein MSSSHSSLHLAVALDGAGWHPAAWREPVARPRELFTARYWADLVSEAERGLLDFVTIEDGLGLQSSHPLEQDGRTDQVRGRLDAVLIAARVAPLTRHIGIVPAVVATHTEPFHLSKAIATLDYVSTGRAGLRVQITARQNEAAHFGRRPIPDVGSLNDPRAWESVAGLFDEAADYVEVVRRLWDSWEDDAEIRDTATGRFIDREKLHYIDFESPHFSVKGPSITPRPPQGQPVVTALAHDTVPYRLVARSADVGYVTPHDTSQARAIVEEIRAEQSAAGRAGELVHVFGDLVVFLDDTPAAATARWERLDALAGYEYTSDARIFAGTPTQLADLLQELESAGLSGFRLRPAVAGHDLPAITQGLVPELQRRGVFRQAYEADTLRGLLGLSRPANRYATTAASVSA, from the coding sequence GTGTCCTCGTCACACTCTTCTCTCCACCTCGCCGTCGCCCTCGACGGCGCCGGCTGGCACCCGGCCGCCTGGCGCGAACCCGTCGCCCGGCCCCGGGAGTTGTTCACCGCCCGCTACTGGGCCGACCTGGTCTCCGAGGCCGAGCGCGGGCTGCTCGACTTCGTGACCATCGAGGACGGCCTGGGCCTCCAGTCCTCGCACCCGCTCGAACAGGACGGCCGCACCGACCAGGTCCGGGGCCGCCTCGACGCGGTCCTGATCGCGGCCCGCGTCGCCCCCCTCACCCGGCACATAGGCATCGTCCCGGCGGTCGTCGCCACGCACACCGAGCCGTTCCATCTCTCCAAGGCGATCGCCACCCTCGACTACGTGAGCACCGGACGCGCGGGCCTGCGCGTCCAGATCACCGCCCGCCAGAACGAGGCCGCCCACTTCGGCCGCCGCCCGATACCGGACGTCGGCTCGCTGAACGACCCGCGTGCGTGGGAGTCGGTGGCCGGCCTCTTCGACGAGGCCGCCGACTACGTCGAGGTGGTCCGCCGGCTCTGGGACAGCTGGGAGGACGACGCGGAGATCCGCGACACCGCCACCGGCCGCTTCATCGACCGGGAGAAGCTGCACTACATCGACTTCGAGAGCCCGCACTTCAGTGTGAAGGGACCGTCGATCACCCCTCGCCCGCCCCAGGGGCAGCCGGTCGTCACCGCGCTGGCCCACGACACCGTCCCCTACCGGCTGGTGGCCCGCTCGGCCGACGTCGGCTACGTCACGCCGCACGACACGAGCCAGGCCCGCGCGATCGTCGAGGAGATCAGGGCCGAGCAGTCGGCGGCCGGCCGTGCCGGTGAACTCGTGCACGTCTTCGGTGACTTGGTGGTCTTCCTCGACGACACCCCGGCCGCCGCGACCGCCCGTTGGGAGCGCCTGGACGCCCTCGCGGGGTACGAATACACCAGTGACGCCCGGATCTTCGCCGGTACGCCCACCCAACTCGCCGACCTGCTCCAGGAGTTGGAGTCGGCCGGGCTGAGCGGCTTCCGGCTGCGGCCCGCCGTCGCCGGACACGACCTCCCGGCGATCACCCAGGGACTGGTCCCCGAACTCCAGCGCCGGGGCGTCTTCCGGCAGGCCTACGAGGCCGACACCCTGCGCGGGCTGTTGGGCCTGAGTCGCCCGGCCAACCGCTACGCCACCACTGCTGCTTCTGTCAGCGCCTGA
- the absR1 gene encoding beta-glucuronidase AbsR1, translated as MNARFCSLPQQPAPTFPPGLPAERLSALLSGRLMWVNGTVLHYYFFDRDGDGSVIPLPGTGETRWESWVGGAAQRDVVRDCFREWLDLGIGLSFVEVRDRSEAELRIGFQTGDGSYSTVGRDALSVGLGRRTMNFGWDLTAPGERATALHEIGHALGLLHEHQSPFAGLHWDDEAVYDDLAGPPNFWGRDKTYVNILRKLDPDEVNGSVWDPLSIMEYPFSAGLILEPEQFRSGVRPPGTLSPADKEFVLRWYPPTGTRRPPELVPFRSAPLRLGAGEQADFGIAPPETRDYTVGTFGESDTVVAVFEEIDGEPRYLSAEDDGGAPHTAHVRVRLVKGRHYFVRVRLYSTWGSGETAVMCW; from the coding sequence ATGAACGCACGGTTCTGCTCACTCCCGCAGCAGCCGGCCCCCACGTTCCCACCGGGGTTGCCGGCCGAGCGGCTCAGTGCGCTCCTCTCCGGGCGCCTGATGTGGGTGAACGGCACCGTGCTCCACTACTACTTCTTCGACCGGGACGGCGACGGCTCGGTCATCCCCCTGCCGGGGACCGGGGAGACCCGGTGGGAGTCGTGGGTCGGCGGCGCCGCACAGCGCGATGTCGTCCGCGACTGTTTCAGGGAGTGGCTCGACCTGGGGATCGGGCTCTCCTTCGTGGAGGTGCGCGACCGCTCGGAGGCCGAACTGCGCATCGGGTTCCAGACCGGTGACGGTTCGTACTCCACGGTCGGGCGGGACGCACTCTCGGTGGGCCTGGGGCGGCGCACGATGAACTTCGGCTGGGACCTGACCGCGCCCGGGGAGCGCGCGACGGCCCTGCACGAGATCGGGCACGCCCTGGGCCTGCTGCACGAGCACCAGAGCCCGTTCGCCGGCCTCCACTGGGACGACGAGGCCGTCTACGACGACCTTGCCGGGCCGCCGAACTTCTGGGGCCGGGACAAGACATACGTCAACATTCTGCGCAAGCTCGACCCTGACGAGGTCAACGGCTCCGTCTGGGACCCGCTGTCGATCATGGAGTATCCGTTCTCGGCGGGGCTCATCCTCGAACCGGAGCAGTTCCGGTCCGGGGTTCGGCCGCCGGGGACCCTCTCCCCGGCCGACAAGGAGTTCGTGCTCCGCTGGTATCCGCCGACGGGCACGCGCAGGCCGCCCGAACTCGTACCGTTCCGGTCCGCTCCGCTGCGGCTCGGCGCGGGCGAGCAGGCCGACTTCGGCATCGCGCCGCCGGAGACCCGCGACTACACCGTCGGCACCTTCGGGGAGAGCGACACGGTCGTCGCGGTCTTCGAGGAGATCGACGGCGAGCCCCGTTACCTCTCCGCCGAGGACGACGGCGGCGCTCCGCACACCGCCCACGTCAGGGTCCGGCTCGTCAAGGGCCGCCACTACTTCGTCCGCGTCCGCCTCTACTCCACCTGGGGATCGGGGGAAACGGCCGTCATGTGCTGGTGA
- a CDS encoding putative leader peptide — MPKPIPCRPRLYSRRHIDLLRVAGALCRS; from the coding sequence GTGCCGAAGCCAATTCCGTGCCGTCCGAGGTTGTACTCGCGGCGGCACATCGACCTGCTGCGTGTGGCAGGCGCGCTCTGTCGTTCCTGA
- a CDS encoding acyl-CoA dehydrogenase family protein, translating into MRFLERERAALTKLLPGLDDGLRALPLMTLESPKSPGIGLFRECGGPGLLAPTALQGRGATALEAVRVQRALGSRSPSLAVATTMHHFSMATLVGLSESGTGEGLEWMLVQGVAADNRLMASGFAEGRSGTGILSPAMSATVTPEGVRITGVKRPCSLARSMDLLTASVMVPCENGEGEELAVALVPAETEGLSVSGFWASSFLAGAESDQVTLDNVLVPPELLVRTASPAGARLDEVQTAGLVWFELLMTGSYLGAASALVERVLRKDRVPEAERVRLLVEAEGAMAAVEGLARRVDEATPDESALADSLYVRYTVQDALARVVPRAVELLGGLGFMTSDEIGYLAACTNGLALHPPSRSRMTGPLAAYLDEAPLTVA; encoded by the coding sequence ATGAGATTCCTGGAGCGCGAGCGCGCGGCCCTCACCAAGTTGCTGCCCGGCCTCGACGACGGGCTGCGGGCCCTGCCGCTGATGACGCTGGAGAGCCCGAAGAGTCCGGGCATCGGGTTGTTCCGTGAGTGCGGGGGCCCCGGGCTGCTGGCACCGACGGCCCTCCAGGGGCGGGGAGCCACCGCCCTCGAAGCGGTGCGGGTGCAGCGGGCGCTGGGCAGCCGCTCCCCCTCGCTGGCCGTGGCGACGACCATGCACCACTTCTCGATGGCCACGCTCGTCGGGCTGAGCGAGTCCGGCACGGGCGAGGGGCTGGAGTGGATGCTCGTCCAGGGCGTCGCGGCCGACAACCGGCTCATGGCGTCCGGCTTCGCGGAGGGCCGCAGCGGCACCGGCATCCTCTCCCCCGCGATGTCCGCCACGGTGACCCCCGAGGGCGTACGCATCACCGGGGTGAAACGGCCGTGCAGTCTGGCCCGTTCCATGGATCTGCTCACCGCCAGCGTGATGGTGCCGTGCGAGAACGGCGAGGGCGAGGAACTGGCCGTGGCTCTGGTGCCGGCCGAGACGGAGGGGCTGAGCGTCAGCGGCTTCTGGGCGAGCAGCTTCCTCGCGGGCGCCGAGAGCGACCAGGTCACGCTGGACAACGTCCTCGTGCCACCGGAACTGCTGGTGCGCACCGCGTCTCCGGCCGGGGCCCGGCTCGACGAGGTGCAGACCGCCGGGCTCGTCTGGTTCGAGCTGCTGATGACCGGCAGCTATCTCGGCGCCGCGAGCGCCCTGGTGGAGCGGGTGCTGCGCAAGGACCGGGTGCCCGAGGCCGAACGGGTGCGGCTGCTGGTGGAGGCGGAGGGCGCGATGGCCGCCGTGGAGGGCCTGGCCCGGCGGGTGGACGAGGCGACCCCTGACGAGTCCGCGCTCGCCGATTCCCTGTACGTCCGCTACACCGTGCAGGACGCGCTCGCCCGTGTTGTCCCGCGTGCGGTGGAACTGCTCGGCGGGCTCGGCTTCATGACCTCGGACGAGATCGGCTACCTCGCCGCCTGCACCAACGGTCTCGCCCTGCACCCGCCGTCGAGGTCACGGATGACGGGCCCACTGGCCGCGTATCTGGACGAGGCACCGCTGACGGTCGCCTGA